The Listeria welshimeri serovar 6b str. SLCC5334 genome has a window encoding:
- the yqeH gene encoding ribosome biogenesis GTPase YqeH, giving the protein MTEEIRCIGCGAIIQTEDPEKIGYAPKSSLNNEQVICKRCFRLKHYNEIQDVALTDDDFLRILNQISSKQALIVYVVDIFDFDGSWLPGLPRFAGSNPVLLVGNKEDVLPKSLKRDKLTRWMRTRAKEQGLAATDVVLVSAEKGHGFDTLLEKIEELRNGQDVYVVGCTNVGKSTLINRIIKQASGENNVITTSQFPGTTLDKIEIPLADGNVLVDTPGIINHHQMAHFIDTTTLKAITPKKEVKPAVFQLNEEQTLFLGALARLDYVSGGRKSLVVYVSNNLPIHRTKLEKADDLYEKQAGFVLQPPTEDGMKTLPKLVPYSFTVKEKADIVFSGLGWITIPEGGAKVTAWVPEGVSATIRTSLV; this is encoded by the coding sequence TTGACAGAAGAAATTAGATGTATTGGTTGCGGGGCTATTATTCAAACAGAAGATCCTGAAAAAATCGGCTATGCACCAAAATCATCCCTAAATAACGAACAAGTTATTTGTAAAAGATGTTTTCGTCTAAAGCACTACAACGAAATTCAAGATGTTGCGCTAACAGATGATGATTTTTTACGTATCTTAAACCAAATTAGTTCTAAACAAGCCTTAATTGTTTACGTGGTCGATATTTTTGATTTTGATGGCAGTTGGTTGCCTGGACTTCCTCGTTTTGCAGGTAGCAATCCTGTATTACTTGTCGGCAATAAAGAAGATGTGTTACCAAAATCTTTAAAACGAGACAAATTAACGCGTTGGATGAGAACTCGCGCTAAGGAACAAGGCTTGGCAGCAACAGACGTTGTATTAGTTAGTGCCGAAAAAGGTCATGGTTTTGATACGCTTTTAGAAAAAATTGAAGAACTACGTAATGGGCAAGATGTGTATGTTGTTGGATGTACAAATGTTGGTAAATCAACGCTGATTAATCGTATTATTAAGCAAGCATCCGGCGAAAATAATGTAATTACCACATCACAATTCCCAGGTACAACGCTTGATAAAATCGAAATCCCACTTGCGGATGGCAATGTTCTTGTTGACACACCAGGAATTATTAACCATCACCAAATGGCACATTTTATTGATACAACAACATTAAAAGCTATTACACCTAAAAAAGAAGTAAAACCAGCCGTGTTTCAATTAAACGAAGAACAAACCTTGTTTTTAGGAGCACTTGCTCGTTTAGACTACGTATCAGGTGGTCGCAAATCGCTTGTTGTTTATGTATCTAACAATTTACCTATTCACCGGACAAAACTAGAAAAAGCAGATGACTTATATGAAAAACAAGCCGGGTTTGTACTTCAACCACCAACAGAAGATGGAATGAAGACACTTCCAAAACTCGTTCCATATTCCTTTACAGTGAAGGAAAAAGCGGATATTGTCTTTTCAGGCCTTGGATGGATTACTATTCCAGAAGGTGGCGCCAAAGTAACTGCCTGGGTTCCAGAAGGTGTGAGCGCAACTATCCGAACGTCACTCGTTTAA
- a CDS encoding YqeG family HAD IIIA-type phosphatase: MLKQFSPDKMLNTPFGITAEQLRKMGKTTILTDLDNTLLAWDQLDATDEVINWFTILKEEGIKVMIFSNNNEERVARVAKAINVPYLARAKKPLGANFRWALKEMGATPEETVMIGDQIMTDIFGGNRQKLTTIFVRPVKQTDGMATKLNRMMESIILKRLAKKNQIKWEESL; encoded by the coding sequence GTGTTAAAGCAATTCTCACCAGATAAAATGTTGAATACTCCGTTTGGAATAACAGCAGAGCAACTTCGCAAAATGGGAAAGACTACTATTTTAACGGATCTTGATAATACTTTGCTCGCATGGGATCAACTAGATGCAACGGATGAAGTAATCAACTGGTTTACAATATTGAAAGAAGAAGGAATCAAAGTAATGATTTTTTCTAACAATAATGAAGAACGAGTTGCTCGTGTGGCAAAAGCGATTAATGTTCCTTATTTAGCGCGGGCAAAAAAACCCCTTGGTGCTAATTTTCGATGGGCACTAAAAGAAATGGGTGCAACACCAGAAGAAACTGTGATGATTGGTGATCAAATTATGACAGATATATTCGGTGGAAATCGTCAAAAGTTAACTACTATTTTTGTTCGCCCTGTTAAACAAACAGATGGTATGGCGACAAAATTAAATCGAATGATGGAGAGCATTATTTTAAAACGTTTAGCAAAGAAAAACCAGATTAAGTGGGAGGAATCACTTTGA
- a CDS encoding M3 family oligoendopeptidase has protein sequence MSKDYALTWDLENIYAGGSGSEELQQTLKEVKADLDSFVVNVAEWEVPENVEASVEFLLLVNQNADISKILLTASSFLECLASADINDTRANELSALIYQYVATLATAEDEWHDKFAQVSDRVWNELMQENGLSQISFILSEARTNRRKKGSKEQEAAINSLAVDGYRGWSDHYDTIVSKLRMHVTIDGEEKEVSAGQALNLLNHPDRAVRQVVFKEYTRVWQEESRLFSDTLNHLSGFRLATYDIRKWDNILDEPLAINRLDEQTLKSMWNVIQTNKPTFVRFLDRKAKLLGLEKLSFYDVEAPLVFSSEPKKYTYQEGAEFIIEQFNKFSPKMANFAQSAFEKGWIEAEDRDNKRPGGFCTDFPVEKESRIFMTYDGAPGTVATLAHELGHAFHSHVIRDEPFENTDYAMNVAETASTFAEMIIADASVKDAKTKEEKITLLEDKIGRSIAFFMNIHARFIFECNFYEARKQGVLSVDRLNSLMEEAQREAYLDSLDEYHPQFWASKLHFYIADVPFYNFPYTFGYLFSLGIYHKAQSEGASYEDKYIALLQDTGSMTTEQLAEKHLGVDLRKANFWEEAVALAAKDVEDFLALTEEYVK, from the coding sequence ATGTCAAAAGATTATGCATTAACATGGGATTTAGAAAATATATATGCTGGCGGTAGTGGTTCTGAAGAATTACAACAAACTCTAAAAGAGGTAAAAGCTGATTTAGATAGCTTTGTCGTAAATGTAGCAGAATGGGAAGTGCCTGAAAATGTAGAAGCTTCTGTAGAATTTTTACTTCTAGTTAATCAAAATGCAGATATTTCTAAAATTTTACTGACAGCAAGTTCTTTTTTAGAATGCCTAGCTTCAGCTGATATTAATGATACTCGCGCAAATGAACTTTCTGCGTTAATTTACCAATATGTTGCAACTCTTGCAACTGCTGAGGACGAATGGCATGATAAATTCGCACAAGTTTCTGACCGTGTTTGGAATGAATTAATGCAAGAAAATGGTTTATCACAAATCAGCTTTATTTTGAGTGAAGCACGCACAAATCGTCGTAAAAAAGGAAGTAAAGAACAAGAAGCAGCTATTAATTCTTTAGCTGTAGATGGTTATCGCGGTTGGTCTGATCACTATGATACGATCGTTTCGAAACTTCGCATGCACGTTACAATTGATGGGGAAGAAAAAGAGGTATCTGCTGGACAAGCACTGAATCTTCTTAATCATCCTGACCGCGCTGTTCGTCAAGTAGTTTTCAAAGAATATACACGTGTTTGGCAAGAAGAATCTCGTTTGTTTAGCGATACTTTAAATCATTTATCTGGTTTTCGCCTCGCTACATATGATATTCGTAAATGGGATAATATACTAGATGAACCTCTTGCAATTAATCGTTTAGATGAACAAACGTTAAAATCTATGTGGAATGTTATTCAAACGAATAAGCCAACTTTTGTCCGATTTTTGGATAGAAAAGCGAAATTACTAGGTCTAGAAAAATTAAGTTTTTATGATGTGGAAGCCCCTCTTGTATTCTCAAGTGAACCAAAAAAATATACGTATCAAGAAGGCGCAGAATTTATTATAGAGCAATTCAATAAATTTAGTCCAAAAATGGCAAACTTTGCACAATCTGCTTTTGAAAAAGGTTGGATAGAGGCAGAAGATCGTGATAACAAACGTCCGGGTGGTTTTTGTACAGACTTCCCTGTTGAGAAAGAAAGTCGTATCTTCATGACTTATGATGGGGCTCCTGGAACAGTCGCAACACTTGCACATGAACTAGGACATGCCTTTCACTCTCATGTGATTCGCGATGAGCCTTTTGAAAACACTGATTATGCCATGAATGTTGCAGAAACTGCCTCTACTTTTGCGGAGATGATTATTGCAGATGCATCTGTGAAAGATGCGAAAACAAAAGAAGAGAAAATCACTTTACTAGAAGATAAAATTGGCCGTAGTATTGCCTTTTTCATGAATATCCACGCTAGATTTATTTTCGAATGCAACTTCTATGAAGCGCGTAAACAAGGTGTCCTTTCTGTAGATAGACTTAATTCTTTGATGGAAGAAGCGCAACGTGAAGCTTACTTGGATTCATTAGATGAATATCACCCACAATTTTGGGCTTCTAAGTTACACTTTTATATTGCTGATGTACCGTTTTATAATTTCCCATATACTTTTGGTTACTTATTCTCGCTTGGAATTTATCATAAAGCGCAGTCTGAAGGTGCTAGTTATGAAGATAAATATATTGCATTACTACAAGACACTGGTTCCATGACAACAGAACAACTTGCTGAAAAGCATCTCGGAGTAGACTTGCGAAAAGCGAATTTCTGGGAAGAAGCTGTGGCTCTTGCTGCTAAAGATGTAGAAGATTTCCTTGCTTTAACAGAAGAATATGTAAAATAA
- a CDS encoding 5'-methylthioadenosine/adenosylhomocysteine nucleosidase, with amino-acid sequence MTIGIIGAMEEEVELLKNTMPHVEEVVIGGAKFYVGEIAGKEVVLLESGIGKVNAAIGTTLLADRFKPEIIINTGSAGGMAEGLAVGDVIISDRLAYGDVDVTEFGYTYGQVPRMPAFYQGDAVLLKKAETIYRDYFSQSENKAVYGLVITNDSFIMRPDQHELIRTFFPDVKAVEMEAAAIAQVAYQFDIPFLIIRAISDLANQEATISFDEFIHLAAKQSATCIIELLKTI; translated from the coding sequence ATGACAATTGGCATTATCGGAGCAATGGAAGAAGAAGTAGAATTATTAAAAAACACTATGCCTCATGTAGAAGAAGTAGTTATTGGTGGGGCAAAATTCTATGTTGGAGAAATAGCAGGGAAAGAAGTTGTATTATTAGAGTCAGGAATTGGCAAAGTAAATGCTGCTATTGGAACAACACTTCTAGCTGATCGATTTAAACCAGAAATAATAATTAATACTGGATCAGCTGGAGGAATGGCAGAAGGCTTAGCTGTTGGAGATGTTATTATTTCTGATCGTTTAGCGTACGGGGATGTGGATGTAACAGAATTTGGTTATACTTATGGACAAGTTCCAAGGATGCCAGCCTTTTATCAAGGAGATGCTGTTCTTTTAAAGAAAGCAGAAACTATCTATCGTGATTATTTTTCTCAAAGTGAAAATAAAGCAGTATACGGTTTAGTCATTACCAATGATTCATTTATTATGCGCCCGGATCAACATGAACTTATTCGTACATTTTTCCCGGATGTTAAAGCGGTGGAAATGGAAGCTGCTGCAATTGCGCAAGTTGCTTACCAATTTGATATTCCGTTCTTAATTATTCGTGCGATTTCTGACTTGGCTAACCAAGAGGCGACCATTTCATTTGATGAATTTATCCATTTAGCAGCGAAACAATCTGCTACTTGTATTATCGAATTACTAAAAACAATCTAA
- a CDS encoding DUF1510 family protein, with the protein MADNRQSNNRRIKQNMVEGSRSQQNTKRKKTNLVLNILIIVVSLLIIGSLYFVLFKTESDPAQQENKTASSTQKKEDAAKSKKSSEKETSSNDKTTETTQSDDPNVAKVITKDWKPIGTEQTGDHVNSYSSTSTDWQEKRKAFSKATDIPIENTSLWFVEQGADPATQAIGTLSTKESPDKAYRVYITWVDGEGWQPTKVEELKTNDKR; encoded by the coding sequence ATGGCAGATAATCGACAATCAAATAACCGTCGCATTAAACAAAACATGGTCGAAGGATCTCGCTCTCAACAAAATACAAAACGAAAGAAAACCAATTTGGTCTTAAATATCTTAATTATCGTGGTAAGCTTACTCATCATTGGTAGTTTGTATTTTGTTTTGTTTAAAACAGAGAGCGATCCGGCGCAGCAAGAAAACAAGACGGCATCTTCCACTCAGAAAAAAGAAGATGCCGCTAAATCTAAAAAATCATCTGAAAAAGAAACATCATCAAATGATAAAACGACGGAAACTACCCAAAGTGATGATCCGAATGTGGCTAAAGTCATTACAAAAGACTGGAAACCAATCGGTACTGAACAAACAGGTGACCATGTGAATTCATACAGTTCAACGAGTACAGACTGGCAAGAAAAGCGTAAAGCATTTTCAAAAGCAACAGATATTCCTATTGAAAATACTTCACTATGGTTTGTTGAGCAAGGTGCTGACCCTGCCACACAAGCAATTGGAACACTATCCACAAAAGAAAGCCCTGATAAAGCATACCGTGTTTATATCACTTGGGTAGACGGAGAAGGATGGCAACCAACTAAAGTAGAAGAACTAAAAACAAACGACAAAAGATAA
- the greA gene encoding transcription elongation factor GreA produces the protein MATEKVFPMTLEGKAKLENELQELKTVKRKEVVERIKIARSFGDLSENSEYDSAKDEQAFVEGRITTIENMIRNAQIIDAAEAHNGLVTLGNTVTFIELPDGEEETYTIVGSAEADPFEGKISNDSPIAKGLLGHKEGEEVTIQTPAGDMNVKIEKITAS, from the coding sequence TTGGCGACAGAAAAAGTATTTCCAATGACCCTTGAAGGGAAAGCAAAATTAGAAAATGAATTACAAGAACTGAAAACAGTAAAACGAAAAGAAGTAGTAGAACGGATTAAAATTGCCCGTAGTTTTGGCGATTTATCTGAGAACTCCGAGTATGATTCCGCAAAAGACGAGCAAGCTTTTGTTGAAGGTCGTATCACTACGATTGAAAATATGATTCGTAATGCTCAAATCATTGATGCCGCCGAAGCACATAATGGTTTAGTAACACTTGGTAACACAGTTACTTTTATCGAATTACCAGATGGAGAAGAAGAAACTTACACTATTGTAGGTAGTGCAGAAGCTGATCCATTTGAAGGGAAAATTTCTAATGATTCTCCAATTGCCAAAGGTTTACTTGGCCACAAAGAAGGGGAAGAAGTAACTATCCAAACACCTGCTGGCGACATGAACGTTAAGATTGAAAAAATTACTGCATCTTAA
- the udk gene encoding uridine kinase produces the protein MTKKPIVVGVTGGSGSGKTSVTKAICDHFSGHSILMIAQDVYYHDQTDISFEDRLKVNYDHPLAFDTDLLISHIAALRRYETIEKPIYDYEKYTRKQEVEIQEPREVIILEGILILEDKRLRDLMDIKVYVDTDDDIRFIRRLLRDMKERGRTMDSVIDQYLSVVKPMHNEFIEPTKKFADIIIPEGGENHVAIDLMTTKIESILQKHV, from the coding sequence ATGACAAAAAAACCTATTGTAGTTGGAGTGACAGGCGGTTCAGGTTCGGGAAAAACAAGTGTAACAAAAGCAATTTGTGATCATTTTAGTGGTCATTCTATTTTAATGATTGCGCAAGATGTTTATTATCATGATCAAACAGATATTAGTTTTGAAGACCGCTTAAAAGTTAATTATGATCATCCATTAGCTTTTGATACAGATTTACTTATTTCTCACATAGCAGCACTCCGTCGTTATGAGACTATTGAAAAGCCTATTTATGACTACGAGAAATATACACGCAAACAAGAAGTAGAAATCCAAGAACCTCGGGAAGTAATTATTTTAGAAGGGATTTTAATTTTAGAAGATAAACGATTGCGTGACTTGATGGATATCAAAGTATATGTTGACACAGATGACGATATTCGTTTTATACGCAGATTATTACGTGATATGAAGGAACGCGGCAGAACGATGGATTCAGTTATTGATCAATATCTATCTGTAGTAAAACCAATGCACAATGAGTTTATTGAACCCACAAAAAAATTCGCAGATATTATTATTCCAGAAGGCGGAGAAAATCATGTTGCCATAGATTTAATGACAACAAAAATTGAATCAATTTTACAAAAACATGTTTAA
- a CDS encoding O-methyltransferase, whose product MNDIIHDYLLKNIPKSEPFFEALEIYAKKHEVPIMEPDSLHCLLQILDIQKPKRILELGTAIGYSALKMADKLPNTQIITIERDEERYQQSIHNIARYGATDRIKVILTDALEGSEEILAYGPFDAIFIDAAKAQYEKFFHIYTDSLAPDGVIYSDNVLFKGLALDMSPEKQRKLRVARKMRHFNDFLVTHPDFDTTTIPLGDGLSISKRKKTGGKS is encoded by the coding sequence GTGAATGATATTATTCATGACTATTTATTGAAGAATATACCTAAGAGCGAGCCTTTTTTTGAAGCGTTAGAGATATATGCGAAAAAGCACGAAGTTCCTATTATGGAACCAGATTCTTTACACTGTTTACTACAGATACTAGATATTCAAAAACCTAAACGTATTTTAGAACTTGGTACGGCTATTGGCTACTCTGCTCTAAAAATGGCGGACAAACTGCCTAATACACAGATTATCACAATAGAACGTGATGAAGAACGTTATCAACAATCAATACATAATATAGCACGTTACGGAGCTACTGACAGAATAAAAGTTATATTGACCGATGCACTGGAAGGCTCAGAAGAAATTTTAGCGTATGGGCCATTTGATGCAATCTTTATTGATGCAGCAAAAGCTCAATATGAAAAGTTTTTCCATATTTATACAGATTCTCTTGCTCCAGATGGTGTTATTTATAGTGATAATGTGCTTTTCAAAGGACTGGCTCTTGATATGTCACCAGAAAAACAACGCAAACTTCGAGTTGCCCGGAAAATGCGCCATTTTAATGATTTTTTAGTAACACATCCTGATTTTGATACTACAACTATTCCACTTGGAGATGGTTTATCTATTTCAAAAAGAAAGAAAACTGGAGGCAAATCATGA
- the mltG gene encoding endolytic transglycosylase MltG produces the protein MKNTKGKKITIIISIIILILIIATFSGYYYVKSQLEPKNEESKEKITVEIPAGSSISDIATILEDKKVINNASIFSFYVKYNNDTNLKAGNYELSPAMNTDQIVTKMQEGKTLAPAKLIVPEGYTLDQIADRIVQYQPKLKKADVLKTMDDPDFVASMIKAYPETVTNDVLNKSIKHPLEGYLYPATYTFKGSDVSAETIITEMVKATDINIAKYREELTKQKMSVHKFLTMSSIIEKEATANVDRKMIASVFYNRLAKDMRLQTDPTVLYALGEHKSKTTYKDLEVDSPYNTYRNKGLPPGPISNSGETSMEAALYPEKSDYLYFLANTKTGKVYFSKTLEEHNKLKEEHITKNN, from the coding sequence ATGAAGAATACAAAAGGCAAGAAAATTACAATTATTATTTCTATTATTATTTTGATTTTAATAATCGCTACTTTTTCAGGTTATTATTATGTAAAATCCCAGCTAGAACCGAAAAATGAAGAAAGTAAAGAGAAAATCACTGTAGAAATACCAGCGGGTTCAAGTATTTCAGATATTGCTACTATTTTAGAAGATAAAAAAGTGATTAATAATGCTTCCATTTTCTCTTTTTATGTTAAATACAATAACGATACGAATTTAAAAGCAGGAAATTATGAATTAAGTCCAGCTATGAACACGGATCAAATCGTTACAAAAATGCAAGAAGGTAAGACCCTAGCTCCAGCGAAACTAATTGTCCCAGAAGGATATACACTAGATCAAATCGCTGACAGAATTGTGCAATACCAACCAAAATTAAAAAAAGCAGATGTTTTAAAAACAATGGATGACCCAGATTTTGTAGCTTCTATGATTAAAGCGTATCCTGAAACGGTAACAAACGATGTTCTAAATAAATCTATAAAACATCCATTAGAAGGCTATTTATACCCAGCTACCTATACATTTAAAGGATCAGATGTATCTGCTGAGACGATTATCACTGAAATGGTAAAAGCCACGGATATTAATATTGCCAAATACCGCGAGGAACTAACCAAACAAAAAATGTCTGTCCATAAATTCCTTACAATGTCTTCTATTATTGAAAAAGAAGCGACAGCCAATGTGGATCGTAAAATGATTGCTAGTGTTTTTTATAATCGTTTAGCAAAAGATATGCGTCTCCAAACAGACCCGACAGTACTTTATGCGCTTGGAGAGCATAAGAGCAAGACAACTTATAAAGATTTAGAAGTAGATTCGCCTTATAACACTTACAGAAACAAAGGTCTGCCACCTGGTCCAATTTCAAACAGTGGAGAAACATCTATGGAAGCAGCACTCTATCCAGAAAAAAGTGATTACTTATACTTCCTAGCTAATACAAAAACAGGTAAAGTTTATTTCTCTAAAACTTTAGAAGAACACAATAAATTAAAAGAGGAACATATTACAAAAAATAATTAA
- a CDS encoding DedA family protein, giving the protein MLHTLIQSLQDFTMWLVDALGHWGIFLGMLIESVCIPLPSEVIMLFGGFMAEAGQLNFWLVVFAGIAGNLVGSLIAYYIGKFGGRALVLKFGKYIFLNVKHLDKAELWFGRYGARAVFFGRVLPVIRTFISLPAGIAKMNVWKFVIYTILGCIPWNIFLTWLGYSLGSNWSVVEKYTRPISYLMLALVIAIVIYLAYKVLNKRARNAK; this is encoded by the coding sequence ATGTTACATACGTTAATACAAAGTTTGCAAGATTTCACGATGTGGTTAGTAGATGCTCTTGGCCACTGGGGAATTTTTCTTGGAATGCTCATCGAAAGTGTTTGCATACCTCTTCCAAGTGAGGTCATTATGCTATTTGGCGGATTTATGGCTGAGGCTGGGCAGTTAAATTTTTGGTTGGTTGTATTTGCTGGTATTGCTGGGAATTTAGTTGGTTCACTCATCGCCTACTACATTGGTAAATTCGGTGGAAGAGCTTTAGTGTTAAAATTTGGTAAGTATATATTCTTAAATGTCAAACATCTAGATAAAGCTGAACTTTGGTTTGGACGCTACGGAGCAAGAGCTGTTTTCTTCGGGCGCGTATTACCAGTTATTAGAACATTTATTTCATTACCGGCTGGTATTGCTAAAATGAATGTTTGGAAATTTGTTATATATACAATCTTAGGCTGTATCCCGTGGAACATTTTTCTTACGTGGCTCGGTTATTCATTAGGTTCCAATTGGAGTGTTGTCGAAAAATATACGCGACCAATTAGCTACTTAATGTTAGCTCTGGTTATTGCAATCGTCATATATCTTGCTTATAAAGTATTAAATAAAAGGGCTAGAAACGCAAAATAA
- a CDS encoding DUF1292 domain-containing protein: MAEEHNHNHEEENIIWITNEEGKEEAFEILFDFDSEDFDKSYVLYFPAGKSEDEEIEILASSYIQDEEGKQGQLKPVETDEEWDMIEEILATFLADEDEE; the protein is encoded by the coding sequence ATGGCAGAAGAACATAACCATAACCATGAAGAAGAAAATATTATTTGGATTACAAACGAGGAAGGAAAAGAAGAAGCTTTCGAAATTCTTTTTGACTTTGACTCCGAAGATTTTGACAAATCTTACGTGTTATATTTCCCAGCAGGTAAGAGTGAAGATGAAGAAATCGAAATTCTTGCTTCTAGCTACATTCAAGACGAAGAAGGTAAACAAGGCCAACTTAAACCTGTTGAAACAGATGAAGAGTGGGATATGATTGAAGAAATTCTTGCAACATTCCTAGCTGATGAAGACGAAGAATAA
- the ruvX gene encoding Holliday junction resolvase RuvX gives MRIMGLDVGSKTVGVAISDPLGWTAQGVETIQIDEKRKQFGYDRVKELVLEYEVEKVVVGLPKNMNNTIGPRAESSKIYAEVLEARIGLPVVLWDERLTTSAAERTLIEADVSRKKRKEVIDKLAAVMILQSYLDTTN, from the coding sequence ATGAGAATTATGGGTTTAGATGTCGGCTCGAAAACAGTCGGCGTAGCGATAAGCGATCCACTTGGCTGGACCGCGCAAGGTGTTGAAACCATTCAGATTGACGAGAAAAGAAAACAATTTGGCTACGACAGAGTAAAAGAGCTTGTGCTCGAATATGAAGTTGAAAAAGTCGTTGTTGGGCTTCCTAAGAATATGAATAATACTATAGGACCTCGCGCTGAAAGTTCGAAAATCTATGCTGAAGTACTTGAGGCAAGAATTGGTTTGCCTGTTGTACTTTGGGACGAACGGTTAACCACATCTGCTGCGGAAAGAACTTTGATTGAAGCAGACGTTTCGCGTAAAAAGCGAAAAGAAGTGATTGATAAGTTAGCTGCAGTAATGATTTTACAGTCCTATTTGGACACTACTAATTAA
- the reoM gene encoding IreB family regulatory phosphoprotein ReoM, which translates to MDSKDQTMFYNFGDDSIEEDVKKLMKQVYVALEEKGYNPVNQIVGYLLSGDPAYIPRHKDARSLIRRLERDEIIEELVKAYLKNNEIGEK; encoded by the coding sequence ATGGATTCAAAAGATCAAACAATGTTTTACAACTTCGGTGATGATTCTATTGAAGAAGATGTAAAAAAATTAATGAAACAAGTCTACGTTGCTCTTGAAGAAAAAGGCTATAATCCCGTTAATCAAATCGTTGGCTATTTGCTTTCAGGCGATCCTGCTTATATTCCTCGTCATAAGGATGCCAGAAGTCTGATACGTCGTTTAGAACGAGATGAAATTATCGAGGAACTTGTCAAAGCGTATCTGAAAAATAACGAAATTGGTGAGAAATGA